A single region of the Polycladomyces zharkentensis genome encodes:
- a CDS encoding phage integrase N-terminal SAM-like domain-containing protein produces MIRVNYLDRFESRLKEEWKRTPTIDVYLRSVRFFEKWYTESVNDDFEPDNITALDIQDWRQHMQIQDKLHPTTINKRISSLKVYWSCRSGFCHSRCRPEC; encoded by the coding sequence GTGATCAGGGTGAATTACCTCGATAGGTTTGAAAGCAGGCTGAAGGAAGAATGGAAAAGGACTCCCACTATTGATGTATACCTTCGATCCGTCCGCTTCTTTGAAAAATGGTACACGGAGAGCGTGAACGATGATTTTGAACCTGATAACATCACCGCTCTTGACATCCAGGACTGGAGACAACACATGCAGATCCAAGACAAACTACATCCGACCACCATAAACAAGCGAATCTCTTCACTGAAGGTGTATTGGTCTTGTCGATCAGGGTTTTGCCACAGTAGATGTCGCCCGGAATGTTAA